ATAGAACCAGGGACATTTCATCAGATGGGAAAACAGTAGTGGGAACAGACAGTATGGGAGATCTTATAGTAGAAGAATTAGAGAGCATAACATAGTAAAAAATAGCTTCGTAATAATATCGAAATTTCGTAATAATATCGAAATAATATTTAACATCTTCCCTATACTAATTCTATTGCGGAGCTATAATAAAATAGGAGCTGGCATAGTTTTTTGTCAGCTCCATATATTTTCAAATCCTTTTTAAAATTTTTCTTAAATTTTCCCGACCTTTATTTTTTAAGTTTGCTTCAACATTATTCTTCTACAGTGCAATTTATAAAATATTTGAATCCGAAGGCTATTTTCTGTTTCTGAATTGGCAGAATTTCTAATATTGATGCCTTCTTATACCCTTTGTTTTTGGCATACTTTTGTATCTACATAAGCTATATCAACCAATAGATTCTTAAATATCAAAATAAATCGGTAAAATATTGTTACTCCCTTAATTTATGCCAGGGTTGATATAGATGTATTTTTTAGACGTGCAAAAATAAAATGCAGTTAACCGAAAAGAAAATTGATATAGAAAATAAAGAATATATTGTAAACTTAGAACAATACTAAAAAAATGTTAAAGTATAAAGTATTACTATCAATAGTTATATCAAAAGTTATTGCAAGTTACATCAAAGGTTTATATCGTAAACTGTATTAATAACAGAAACAGTACAAAAAGTTTATACAGAAAATTATATCAAAAGTTAAAACCAAAAATTTTATCAGGAGTTAAGTCAAGAATTATGTCTATATTTTTGATATTTTTCCTACAACTTTTCCAATAATAATAATTTCACTTAAATAAAATGATTCTTTTCGTATAATACTATTATCTGCTTTTAGTATTATTTTTTTTTCTTGGCCATTTACTGTATAATATTTTCTTAATATGATGCGGTCATTGTAAAAAATTAGAGCTATATCCCCTTCGTTTAATTTATATTCCATTTTAATTATGAGAATATCTCCCGGACAGATATTGCTTTTTAACAGATCATCGTTGGGACATCTGATAATAAAATGATTGTTATCATTCTCAACAATTTCCGAAGGCAAAGGCAGATACTGGTGTATATTATAAATATCAAATAGATTGTCTATATTGCGTTTTGTAATTTTTTTTATTTCAGGGATAAATACTGGTTCACTATACAAAGATGCATCCCGGGGGACCAGCTGTATTGAGCGGGCAATACCTACCTGCCTCTTTAATGCTCCTTTTAATTCCAGCCTGTTCAAAATTCCCTGAACAGCTCCTGGAGTTTTTTCTCCCATCAGTTCGCCAATTTCTCTTACAGTAGGAGGAATACCATTGGATCGGATATAAGACTCAATAATCATGTAAACTTTTTTTTGTTTTGATGTTAGACTGTCAAAGTTAAAAGACATAAAATCCTTCCTTTCAATAAATAGATGGATCAAATCCAGTATTTAAGCCAATTTTGCGGTTTTTTAATTAACATAATTACTAGATAGATTATAGTGTATCAAAGTTAATACAGTTTTTCAATTGATTTAAGATAAGTGTAAAAATTTAACACAATAATAAAGGTTTCCTAATAATTTTCAATTTGACAGGAAAATATATAAGTACATTGATAGATGTGGAAGTACATTGAATATGTAGTATAAAACATGACAATAATATTACGGGGTGATATAAAATATGGCAAATACAAGTGATTCATATGAAAATAGAATAGTATCAAAAGGTTCAGTTATTTTACTTATTGTTGTAGGGTGGATTTCCGCAATCCTGTCTCTTTTTATATATCCTTTTATTTTCGGACTGGTAGGTGTTATATGCGGGATACTGTCAACTAAAAGTGGCAGCAGAACGGGACTTGCTTTAATAGTAACCAGTATAATATTTATGGCTATAGGGCTTATTTACAGCGGTGTAATTTTAAACTATACTAGGCATTTTTTAGGGATATAAATAGTGCTGGCTGTTTTGCGGAGGCTTTAGATGAAAGAAAAAGTAAAGGGAAATCTGTTAGTTATCGGCGGAGCTGAGGATAGAGAAGGAGAATGCAGGATTCTTAAGTATTTTGTTGAAATCTCAGGAAAAGAAAAAGCACGTCTTGCAATACTTACCACTGCAAATGAAAACCCTGATACTGCAGGAAAAGAGTATTTTGAAATATTTAAGAATATGAATGTGGAAGATATTCAGATACTAAATATTCATCATAGAGATGATGCAAACTATTATGACTATGTGGAAATAATTAATAATGCCACAGGTATTTTTTTTACAGGAGGAGATCAACTAAGAATAACAAGTATTTTGGGTGGTACAAAAGTACATGATGCTCTTTATAATTCATATCAGAGAGGAGTAACTATAGCAGGAACAAGCGCGGGAGCTTCAGTCATGAGCAGCACCATGATAATTGAAGGTGACAGTAATGACCCTGCCAGGAAATGCACATTAAAAATGGCTCCGGGACTTGGTTTGCTGGAGGAAGTAATTATTGACCAGCATTTTCATCAAAGGGGAAGA
This Clostridiaceae bacterium DNA region includes the following protein-coding sequences:
- a CDS encoding cyanophycinase, which codes for MKEKVKGNLLVIGGAEDREGECRILKYFVEISGKEKARLAILTTANENPDTAGKEYFEIFKNMNVEDIQILNIHHRDDANYYDYVEIINNATGIFFTGGDQLRITSILGGTKVHDALYNSYQRGVTIAGTSAGASVMSSTMIIEGDSNDPARKCTLKMAPGLGLLEEVIIDQHFHQRGRIGRLLCSVAENPYMLGVGIDEDTAIRVYPDGYFIVIGSNSVTVVDGKSIKTSNVSELQPDEILAISNITLHMLPEGYGYDLRSREVREIQKAEGKK
- a CDS encoding LexA family transcriptional regulator, producing MSFNFDSLTSKQKKVYMIIESYIRSNGIPPTVREIGELMGEKTPGAVQGILNRLELKGALKRQVGIARSIQLVPRDASLYSEPVFIPEIKKITKRNIDNLFDIYNIHQYLPLPSEIVENDNNHFIIRCPNDDLLKSNICPGDILIIKMEYKLNEGDIALIFYNDRIILRKYYTVNGQEKKIILKADNSIIRKESFYLSEIIIIGKVVGKISKI